DNA from Leptospira terpstrae serovar Hualin str. LT 11-33 = ATCC 700639:
AACGGGAAGGTTTCCATCGTCGAAGGAATCAGAAACCGAACGAATGGTAACCACCTGAGGTACATCCCAGCCGCTGTCGCTTGTGTTGCCTGTATAGTTCGCCGATTGCCCGTTCGTCGGTGTAAAGGTCAAAGTGCGCGAGGCTGCAACCCCTGCGGTACTATTGAGTAACACCGCTTCTGTCCCGTCGGAGGAAGTAATGGGACCAATCGTTACATTAGAACTCGGCTTTAACGAAAGTCTGATTTCAAAGGTAATGGTAGAACTTCCATTCTCTGCCATAGAAGACGCTGATAAGTTTTGGATTCGAACCAAAGGTTCATTACTATCGGTATTGATGGCAGTCACAGCAGGAATGGCGATTGAGTTGTATTTTGGATCCGTTGAAGAGGAATTTCCAAAAGTAATATTTACATTTTGATCGCCATCGTCAGATCCATCTAACACGGACGTGACAGTAACTGTTTGCGGAGTATTCCAGTTCCCTACTGTAAAGTTTAAAGAAGATGGAGATACAGTAATTTCTGCGGTATTACTGGATGTGATAGAAGGAATACTGACTGAGTTTGTTGGCTGTGAGTTTAAAACAACGGTAAAAGTTTCTGTGGAAGGAGTTCCATTTTCATGAACCACAAGCCCACCCACTGGAGTTACGGTAAATCCTGCCGTATCATCATCTGTCACAAAGATGGTTGCTTGAGTGGGAGGCGTAACTGAATTATATACGGGATCCGCAGAACCTCCCGTATCTACAGTTCCAAATTGTAAAGTAACGGTTCTTGTATCTTCATCAATCGAATTGTTGTTAGTTGTGATATTGACAAATTGGTCTATGTTCCAATTCGCATTGGTAAAAACTAAATTTGAGGTGCTGGCATTCGTGATGGAATTATTTTCTGAAATTCCAGTGAGTGTTACTGTAAATCCAGGCGGTGGTTGAGAAGAAAGATGAATGGCAAATGAAAGAGTTCCTCCATTTTCTGATATGGTCAAACTCCCTGGACTTGTGAGTATAAATCCAGGCACATCATCATCTGTATTGGTAACAGAAGGAAAAACAGGTCCCGCCAAACCATTGTAATCTGTATCAGCAGAAGTTGCGGCTCCTGTAACAATCGACACTGTCCTTGAACCATCTACTATATAATCATCTACTCCTGTGACTGTGACAATCTTAGGAGTGAACCATTCTCCTGGTGCAAAGGTAAGTGAGGAAGGTGATGCTGTTCCTTCAGAACTAGGTGTGGCCACGATAGAAGGGATTGTCACTGAATTTGTGGGAAGAGTATTCATGACCACAGCAAAACTGACTGCCCCGCCAGCTTCCGTTGTGGTAAGTCCAGATAAATTGATTACAGTGAACCCTGCCACATCATCATCTACATTGGTTCCGGTAATGATTGGAACTGGTTTTCCCAAGTAAGCGGGATCATTCGATACAGTAACGTCTGCAGAAATTTGAAATGTACTTTCATCTACACTAAAATCATCCACACCGGTAATAGTCACAGTTTGTGGCACATCCCAATTGTTAGGTGTAAATACAAGTTCTACTGCTGCGACTGTAGCTTCTGTAGTATCGTTTGAAACAAAGTTTCTAATATAAACATCTTGCATTGGCCTTGTTTGTAAAACATAGGCAATGGTTCCCGTTTCTCCTGTTTCGGATGTGATTAGACCTAAAGTGGGACTTGCGGCCACACCAGAGGATTCATTGTCTGTATTGACTACGAGTAAAACAGGAAGTCCTTGAGAAGAAAACCTGATGTCAGAAGCAAAAGTTGTTCCTAATTGAACTCTATAGTTTTGATTTCCATCTGCAATTAAATCATCCACTCCCGCCAAACGAACGCTCTGTGGTATATCCCAATTATCTTCCGTAAATTCAATAAAAGTTGAAGATAATAGAACACCTTCTGTAGGATCAGAGACAGTGATGGGACCGATTCTTACTGAACTATTCGGCTCAATGTTCAAACGAACTGTGAATTCTGCTTGTTTTCCATTTTCACTCGTAAATAAAAAATTCGGAGTATCGTAAATCACAGAACCTTGCCCAGTTGTAGATGCAAAAAAAGAACCGAATAACATCTGTAGGTTAATGGGTGTTATGGACTGGCAGGATACAGAGAGAGTGGAGAAAACGAGAAAAATAATGGAAATACAGACCCTGAACATGATTCCCTTTTGTCCTCGTTTGACTTCCAATTAGGGTTCTCCCTTTATATATTACGAGAAAAATACCCTAAATCAGAAAAAAATTTCCAGGATATGCAATAAACAAAAATGAGCCAAAATCAAAATCAAACTTCTAGGGGACCACTTGCTGGTGTGAAAGTAGTCGACTTATCTTTACTCCTTCCAGGACCACTTTGTTCGCAACATTTAGCGGATATGGGTGCCGAGGTCATAAAAATTGAAAACCCAAGAGCCTATGATGGATCTCGTGCGATGTTCAAAGGAAAAACAGGTTACCCTGCTTTGTACATGATGCTCAATCGAAATAAAAAAGCGATCACGCTGAACCTAAAAAGAGAATCAGCAAAAGAAATTCTTTTCAAACTTTTGGAAGACGCTGACATTTTACTCGAAGGGTTTCGTCCTGATGGAATGGATAAGATGGGAATCGGATATGATGTCTTAAAAGAAAAATTCCCTCGATTGATTTACTGTGGAATTTCTGGCTATGGAATTTCGGGTAAGTACGTAGACTTTGCAGGACATGATTTGAACTATCTTGCGATCTCGGGAGTTCTTGACCAAACCGGAAACCCACCAAGACCAGCAGGTTTTCAATTGGCAGATGTGGGAGGAGGTACTCTCACTGCTCTTTCTGCTATTCTTGCTGCCCTTTATTATAGAGAAAAAACAGGGAAAGGACAACGCATTGATATTTCTATGACTGATGCTTCTCTCCAATTTCTTTCGTTATACGGTGGGATTTTATCAGCCTCTGAAACTTCTCCAGAAGCTGGGAACGATATTTTATCTGGTAAATTACCAAATTACAATGTGTATGAAACCAAAGAAGGAAGGTATGTTGCTCTAGGTGCTTTGGAAGATATGTTCTTTCAAACTTTTTTACGGGCAGCGGGAATGGAAAACTTAACCAAAGACCATCCAATGAACGAAGAAAACATACCTCTCATTAAACAGAAGTTAACCGATTATTTTAAATCCAAAACTTATTCTGATTTACAGCCTATCTTTGATAATACAGATGCTTGTCTTTCTCCTATTCTCAATATGAAAGAAGTTTCAGAAGACCCACATATGAAAGACCGGGGAATGGTGCTCGAAAGAAACCATCCCAAATATGGTCCAATCCTCCAGTTTGGTTCTCCTTTCCATTTTTCGGAAACCCCTTTTGTCTACAGAAATGATCCACCGGAACACGGGGAACACACTGAGGAGATTTTGGGTGGTTTGGGGTATCCCAAAGATAAAATTGCGGAGTTCAAAAAAGACCGGGTGATTTAACGGCTCCCTTGCTTTTTTTTCGTAATTTCTTTAATTTGTCCCAGGGGGGAGGTAAACTCTCCCCTAATCATACAATATGAAGTTATTACAAGTTTCTGACCTCCACCTTTCCCAAAGTTCCAAAGACGAAAAAAACTATTCCTTAGCCGTACTCGGTGAAATTTTTGAAACCGCAGAACAAACCAAATGCGACCGAATTCTATTTTGTGGAGATCTTTTCAATACCTTCCCCGATTTAGAAGCACTCCGATCAGAGTTTTTGAAAGTAGTTTCTTCTTATTCGGGAATTGTTTACTTTCTTCCTGGAAACCATGAAATCTTGGAGAAAAAAGGGAATAGCAACCGTTATGTGGACTATGATTGGTCTGAAAAGGTCAAAGTACTAGACGAAACTCCCTATCGTTTATTTGAAGATACGGGAATCGAGTTTGTATCCATCCCCCACCAAGAAAACTATTCTGGATTGTTATTATCTCCGCCACCACCCAAACAAACGAAAGTTAGGATCGGCCTTGCTCATGGAACGGTTCCTGGAATGAGTTTTACAGGTCTTAGCGAGGAAGAAGAAGAAGGTGGGTCGTATCTTGATCCCCAACTCATCCAAAACTTAGGTTTGGATTATCTTGCTATTGGCCACCTCCACCGCGCGCGTATGGGATCGGTTGGAAACTGTAGCGTTGGTTATGCGGGATCTTCTCGAGTTTGGAGAAAAGGAGAATTGGGGCCAAGAGGGGGAATTTTCATTCATATCGATGGATCTAAGGTGCGCACAGAACCTGTATATTGGAAAGAGGCTGGTGAGTATCGAGAGATCTTAGTCACTTTGGATACCGAAGGAAAACCGGAAGAAAGTATTGAAACATATTTACGTGGAACAAATCCCAAGGATTGGATTGTGTTTCGTTTTGCGGGATATGTAGACTCGATGGCAGAAAAACAAAAGTTTCAAGAAACTTTTCTTCGGGAATGGAAATCAAAGTATCGCATCTTAGAGTTTGATCCAGATGAATCCCAAATTACAGTGATCCAACATTTGTCAGAAAATGAATTTGTGAAACAATTCCTCGACAAAATGAATGAACGAAAAGAACAAATGGAACCTCTTCTTTGGAGACAGACTCGAGTCACTGGCATTCGTTTGATTTTAGAAGGTAAAAAAAACCGATGAAATTAAAAATAGAAAACTTCGGTATCTTTTCTAAAAAAGAATTTCCCATTGCAAAAGTCACTGTATTTACAGGACCCAATGAATCAGGAAAAACAACCATCTTAGATGCATTTGTATCGGCACTTGTCAAAGTGGTGGGAAGTACAAAATACGGAGCTCTTTTGAATGCTCGGTACAAACCAGACAGAAGTTCTGACTTAGGAATTACAAAACTATCCCTCTCTCAAAATTTATATTTGAACTCACTTGTGATTCGAGAAGGGAATATGGATGTAGGTTCTGAAAAGGAACTCATAAGCACCATTGAACAAACAATATTCGATAGTGGATACAATCCATCACAACTGAAAGAACAAGTAGAACAACTTTCTGCAAAATCGGGAACAAGAAAATCAGCCAAAGAATGGAATCTGGCTTTGTCTGAATTTAACGCCGCCAAACAAAAGTTTGACGAATCTGAATTGGCTCTCAATAAAATTTCCTCTCAATTTGCAGATTTACCCCTTTGGGAAAAAGAACGCCAAAACCTAAAAGAAACTTTGGCTTCAAACTTAACCGATCAGACCAAACATAAAAAACAACTGGAAGAGTTTCGCGAAACCGAAGAACACAGTGAAGCCGATCGTATTTATACCCAACTATTACAATGGGATACTCTTGAATCGCAAACAAAACAAGAGGAAAATATTCTAAAATCTGACTGGGATAAAAAAGCAAAAACTCTGGATGGAGAAACCAAATCCTTAGAACAAAAACTTTCCCTAACAAAAGAAAGAATAGAAACATCGGAATCAAAATGGGAATCCTACAAAGTACAAAAATCACAAGCAGACCAAAAGTCCAAAAAACTAGAATCGTATTTTGATTTTTTTGAAACCTGGAAACAAACCCTCCGCAAGTTCCAAGAAGAATCTCCCGTGGTTCAAAAAACAGTTTGGAATCCGTTGTACAGAAGTTTGGCGGGAGGATCTGGGGTTTTAGGGATTTTTTCTCTTATTTTTTCACTATTTTCTGACTTTGGAATTTGGGTCTATTCTGCGCCCGCCATTCTTTTGATTGTTAGTTTTTATTTTTATTCCCGCGCCAAAGAAATCCAAATTGAAAAAGATGAGCCGAAATGGAATGAAATGATTCGCAGGATTGCAACGGAAATGGAAACCAAAACTTTGGGAGAATGGAAACCCGACTCACTTAGTATGGAATCTATTTCTCTTACTTTCCAAAGATTTGATAGAGAATATACAAAACAAAAACTCGAATTGGAAAGTTTGAATTCTACAATGTCGAACATGGAAGAAGAAATCTCCAGGCTTCGGGCAGAGGAGAAAAAAACAAAAGAAATACTTTTGGAAAAAGAAAAAGAATTAACTACAATTTGGCGAGAAGCGGGTGTACATTCTCTTTCTGAACTTTCGGAGTTGTTTGTTCAAATTCGGTTAAAACAAGAAAAATTACATACCTTAGAAGAATCGTTAAAAAACGTATCCAAAAAATGGGGAAATATTGATTTAGGAGAGTTAAAACTCAAACTAAAAGATAAACTCAGTGATTTTGAAAAAAAAGGAGTTCCCAAATCTTTTTCTTCGGAAGATCGAGTCGCCAAACAAAGATTAGAAAACACAATCCAGTCGTTTGCCGATTCTATCCGAGACTTAGAACGTAAGTTAGTGGACTTGGAAAAAAAGTTAGATACGGGCAAAGCTGTATTGGAATCGCAAATGGTCCCAGCTCAAAAAGAATGGGAACAGACCAAAAGAGATTTAGAAACAAAAGAAAAATGGAAAAATGATTTGGATAGAAACTTCCAAGCATTGGAAGTATTGTCTGAAATTTTTTCTGAGATGCAGGTGGAAAGTACGGACAAAATGTCTTCCTTGGTTAAGTCTTTACAAACCCGAATGGATGCTTTAAAAGGTTCTCTTCCTTCTAAACAAATCCAATGGAATGGATTTTCAGATGAAATTCAGGTCACAACCGATTCTTCTCAGGAGAGTTTGGCATTTGCCAATCTGTCTACAGGAACCAAAGAACAAGTTTCTTTCGTGTTACGTTTGGAATATGCGTTTCGGATTGGAAAACAATTCAACTTACCCTATCTTTTGTTAGATGAGCCATTTCGTCATATGGATGCAAGTCGAAGGGATTCTGCTTTGGCCTACACACTTCAGTGTATTGCTAACGCAGAGGAAGATTGGCGAGTTGTGTTTTTTAGTTTTGATGGGGAAATTGTTTCCAAAATCAAAGAATTGGCAGCGGGATTAAACCTCCCCTGCCAAATCCATGAATTGACTAAACCAATTTCTTAGCTTCCGCAAGAACTGTATCGTAATTAGGTTCACTTCCAATTTCTGGTACAAGTTCTGTATACCGAATGATATCGTCTTTATCCACAACGAAGACCGCACGTGCAGAAAGACCAGCAAGAGGTCCCGCGGCAATATGAGTTCCATAATTTTTTGAAAAAGAAAAATCTTTGAACTGAGATCCTGTAATCAGATTTTCAGAATCGATTCCTTCTGTCGTACAAAAACGTTTCATAGCAAAAGGAAGGTCACCTGAGATGATAAGAGTTGTGATTCCATTTTCTTTGGCTGCTTTTTCGTTAAACTTCTTAGTTTCCAACGCACAAACAGCTGTATCCAAACTTGGAACGGCTACTAGAATTTTTACTTTTCCTGCTAAATCTTTTAATGTAAGATCACCTAAATCTTGTTTTGCGACTCTAAAGTCAGGCGCTTTGTCCCCTGGTTTGGGAATATTACCTTCGAGAGGAACTGGATTTCCTTTGAGTGTTACTTGTGCCATTGTTATCTCCTTTTTTTAGACTAATTCTAACCTTTCAGTGAATGGATTCTTCGGGAAGGATTTTTTCCATCCATTCTAAAGATTCCGTAAGTTCCCCTTTTCGAATGGACGCACTTAGAATGTGCACTCGGTCGAGTAACCAGGTAGGGGAGAGGTCTGTAATGTCACGAAACGCCTCTAATTCTTCTTTGTTTAAAGTTCCATCGAAGGAGGAACAAAGGGCAAAGATAGCAATAGGCCATTTTCTTTCTTCTGTTGAGAGTTTTTGGAAGGAAAACACAAACTCGTTCCAATCATCTAAGTTTTTTAATTTGTCGCGTTCGGGCAAAAGTCCAATGAGTCCAAAGAGCAAATATTCAAAGTTAGGATGGAAAGTTTTCGTAAAAACTATAGAGAGGGCGACGGCTCTCACAGCTGATTCAATTAATGTTTTTTTTCTTTCCTTTGCTTTGATTTTGAATAACATCGCATCGGATAATTTTCTTGTAATGATCCGTTTGCGTAATTCGTACAAAATGATATAGGTGGTGACACTGTCCCAAATTCCTGTGACAGGCCCTGAAATGTATTCGATTAAAAACCTTAGTCCTGTCCTTCCTAGAAAAACCTTTAACAAAAGTTTTGCGAAAATATTCGAAAGGAATACTTTGCTTTTATACAAAATTGTCCGAAAAAACAAGGCCCTTTCATTTAGGTGTTTGTAAGGATCAATCCCATACAATCGGATCCTGGGGTCAGGAATTTCCAAAACCAAACGTGCCATCATCCCTGGAATTGGTGTGATGAGTTCCGGTTCCTCAGCTAGAGCAATGTCTGCATACTTTGCCATCCGATAGGAAAGATAAAATCCCAATCGAAAGAGGAGATAAAATTCGATGAATGTAGCCATGGCCAAAAGAATCACAAATCCTGAAAGCGAAAGGAAGGAGAGTGATTCCCATGGCCAAAAGGAAAGTGGGGGAAGGTGAGTAGTAAGATAAACAAAGGCAACAGAAGGCAAAAATCCAATCCAAAAAGACCAAAAAAAACCCCAAAAGAGGAGAGTTCTAGAATGGTAGGCAAAACTTTTCCCAGAATCTTCGAGTTTTCCCGATTGGGAGCCAATGGAGATGAGAACCCGGCGACCCCACTGTTCTAAAAAACCCGGCTTGTAACGTTCTGTACTCATATTTTTTTGCAACCGAACTCCTGGATTAGGACTCACACTCCATGAAACAGGAATTCTCTATGACGACACAAGCTGAAATCAAATCCCAAATCCCGATCGATTGGGTGACTACCATATTTTTACTCACTTCTCCTCTCGTGGGGATCTTCGGATCTCTTTACTTCTATCTTTATGATACCATTCACTTAGGTACTTGGGCCTTATTTGTATTTTATTTTTTTGCTACAGGTATGGGAATTACAGTTGGATACCATAGACTTTTTTCACACAAAGCTTATGAAGCAAAAGCTCCCGTCAAACTTTGGTTACTTCTTTTTGGAGCTGCCGCTTTTCAATCCACTGCCCTCGAATGGAGTGAGGACCACCGCATCCACCACAGATTTGTGGATACAGATAAAGATCCCTATTCCATAAGAAAAGGATTTTGGTTTGCCCATATTGGTTGGTTATTTCGTAAAAGGAAGTATGTGCAACAAGGCGTACAAGATTTAGCAAATGACCCGCTCGTACTTTGGCAACATAAACATTTTTATTCGATATCCATCTTCATGTGTTTTATCCTTCCAGGTCTTATCACTATGTTATGGGGTTCGTTTTTAGAAGGATTTTTTGTCGCTGGTTTTTTAAGACTTTTTGTAGTTCACCAGTTCACATTTTTTATCAACAGTGCCTGCCATGTTTGGGGAGAAAGAACTTTCTCCAAAGAACAAACGGCTCGAGACAATTGGATCATCGCCTTTTTTACATTTGGTGAAGGATTTCATAACTTCCACCATGAATTCCAATCGGACTATCGGAATGGAATTCGTTGGTTTGATTATGATCCATCCAAATGGATGATCAAAGCTCTTTCCTATTTAGGTCTCACTTATAACTTAAAAAAAGTTTCTGAAGAAAAAATTTTACAAAAGACTATGTTTCTGAAAGAAAAAGAAACTCTTCATAAGTATACTAATGTTAGTGAAGACAAACTGCGTCATTGGGAAGAACAACTGGCAAGTTTACGTGAATCGGCATTACAAGAATACCAAAAATGGAAACAAGCAAAACAATCCTCTAGCGAAAAAGAAGCGGGAGTGTTAAAAAAGAACTTTGAACAAACCAAAGCCAGTTGGGAAAAACTTCTCGGCCAGCCACTTTTTACTTAACCTCGAATTTCCCGAAAGATTTCTTTTGGGATACTGGGAACGTCTCCTGGACCAACTAACGGTAAATATACCATAAACAAAGTTCGTCCCGGAGCCGATTCCACTTCAATCCTACCTTTGTGTTTTTCGATAATCCCTTTCACAATCCCGAGACCAAGTCCTGTTCCTTCTCCTTGGTCTTTTGTAGTAAAGAAAGGATCCCAAATTTTATCTTTGATTTCCGAAGGAATCCCCGATCCATTGTCTTCAAAACTAATCAGTACATAATCTTCCCCAATCCTTTTTGAGGAGATTATCAGTTTTGGATGTTCCACTTTTTTCATCGCATGGATGGCGTTGGTGATTAGGTTTGTCCACACTTGGTTGAGTTCATCAATATTACAACGAACTGGTGGAATACTTCCATATACCCTTTCAATTTCTACACCATGTTTGATTTGGTTTTGCATAATCACGAGGGTGTTTTCTAAACCTTCGTGTAAATCACAAACAGCATAAGAAGCTTGGCCCAAGTGAGAATAATACTTTAATGCTTTGACAATTCTAACAATATTACGAATGGCATATTTGATGTTTTTGATATTTCTCTGAAGGCTCAAAGTATTCTTTAACATTTCAAATGTTTCTTTCCCTCCCGTTTTCCAAATGCGAATCAGTTCCTCTTGCATATGCAAAAGATGGTGGTCGATAAGAAAGTTTGAAAGATCAGAAGCATTGTTTTCAGGAATCCCATCTTGGATGAATCGAAACTTAGTTTCCTTTTTTAATTTAAATTTATCTTTAGGATCTATTTTTGCAGCCGGATCCTCTTTTACAAAACTAAAGAGAATGTCTAGGTAAATGGAACGAAAGTCGGGATTTTGAATGAGATGGGTGATGTCACCCAAGTGAGATAAAACAAAAACTAGGTTTGCATCCAAGTTGTCCGCTGCCCCATTGATCACTGCTGCTGGGGTATTGATTTCATGAGCAATACCCGCAACCATCACCCCAAGAGAGGCCATTTTTTCAGACTGGACAAGGTGAGCTTGGGTTTCTTCTAACTCTTTCGTTCGTTCTCTCACTTTAGCTTCCAAAGTTTCGGTTAGATTTAACAGCTGTTGGTAAATCATCGAATTTGAAAGAGACATGAGGGATACGGAAAGGATTTCTAATATGATTTCAATTTCTTCTATATCGTAAATTTTCCCTTCTTTATGTTTTCCAAGAAGGATAAATCCCACGAGGCTTGATTTAATGGAAAGTGTAGCCACTAACTCTGATTTGGTTTCTTTGAAAAAATCTAATGCTTGTTTTGCTATCTTTGCGTGATTGGGAGAGGCAAACTGCAAAAAGTTTTCTTTGATATGGATTCCTTCTCTTTCGGAAAGCCAAAGTAAAAAAGGATCGAACACCGGTATCGAAGGTAACTGCGAAAACTTTTGGTCTCGTGATTCCAAAAAGGGCCTGGGTCGAAACTGCCCCTCTCTTTCGTCCCAAGTATACACTTGCACAAAGTCAGCAGGGATTTTGGATGCGAGAAATTGGCTGATGGTATCGCTAATTTGGTCTGGGTCATTGAAGGAAATGAGTTCTTCTTTGAATTTTTCTAAGGCAAAAAGATTTTGGACGAGTTCATCTCGTTTTTTAGGTTTTTCTGTACTTTGCGATAAACGTTTTCTGCGTAAAAAGAACAAAAGAGAAAGAGTCAAAAACCCCAAGACAAAGCTTGGGATCACGAAGTTTTTTGTGGAATCTGAGGTGCTTAAGGCATAGGCAAAAACAAACCAGCTAAAAGAGGAAAGGATTATGATTCCAAAAGGAAAGAAAACTTGTGTTTGCATGTCATCTGTATAGAATGTAAGAACTAGATTATTTTAATGAAGAATCCACTTGGGTAAAGAACTATTTACAATCGCTCGTATCTTTGGAGCTTATTACGAAATTTATTCAGAAGGAACCACGTATGTACGTGCCGTTCTTAAGGGCAAACTTCGGTTAAAGGATTCAGGAGAGCGCCATCCCTTTGTTGTGGGAGATATGGTCCTTGCCGAAAAATCTTCTGGCGAAGAGTGGGTCATATCCGAACGAATGGAACGAAAGAATTACTTAACAAGAAAGAGTGATCGAGGCGACAGTCATGTGTTATGTGCAAACTTAGACCAATTAGCCATCCTTGCTTCTTGTAAAGATCCGGAAACAAAACCCGGATTTATCGACCGTTTGCTTGCAGCTGCTTATCATACACAAATTCCCCCACTCATCATTTTTACCAAAAAAGATCTCATCACTGAGGAAGAAATCGAAGAACGAGAAGTTTACTACCGTGAGTTAGGTTATGAGGTGATGACGGTTTCTCTACTTTCAGAAGAATCCATCCAACCATTGTGGGATAGAATCCGTGGGAAACGAACCTTTCTTTGTGGAAACTCAGGCGTGGGGAAGTCCACACTCATGAACCATCTCCAAAAAAAGACAGTGCAGAGGACAAACCTAATCAGTGGCACGACCAAAAAAGGCAAACACACAACCACCAATTCCTTTGCTTTATTTTTAGAAGAAAACACTGTCCTGATCGATTCTCCAGGAGTCAAAGAATGGGGCATCTTACACCTGACACCCGTCGAACTTTGGGAAAGTTTTCCCGAATTACGAAAGATTAAAGAAACATGTAAGGAAATTTATTGCTGTGAACTAGGTTCTGAGTGTTCCATGCGAAAACACCTTAACGAGTCTATGGATGAAACCCGAAAAAAGAGCTTAGAATC
Protein-coding regions in this window:
- the rsgA gene encoding ribosome small subunit-dependent GTPase A, which encodes MGKELFTIARIFGAYYEIYSEGTTYVRAVLKGKLRLKDSGERHPFVVGDMVLAEKSSGEEWVISERMERKNYLTRKSDRGDSHVLCANLDQLAILASCKDPETKPGFIDRLLAAAYHTQIPPLIIFTKKDLITEEEIEEREVYYRELGYEVMTVSLLSEESIQPLWDRIRGKRTFLCGNSGVGKSTLMNHLQKKTVQRTNLISGTTKKGKHTTTNSFALFLEENTVLIDSPGVKEWGILHLTPVELWESFPELRKIKETCKEIYCCELGSECSMRKHLNESMDETRKKSLESMIESLENPHRVTRRDHWTKAVTKRH
- a CDS encoding sensor histidine kinase, producing MQTQVFFPFGIIILSSFSWFVFAYALSTSDSTKNFVIPSFVLGFLTLSLLFFLRRKRLSQSTEKPKKRDELVQNLFALEKFKEELISFNDPDQISDTISQFLASKIPADFVQVYTWDEREGQFRPRPFLESRDQKFSQLPSIPVFDPFLLWLSEREGIHIKENFLQFASPNHAKIAKQALDFFKETKSELVATLSIKSSLVGFILLGKHKEGKIYDIEEIEIILEILSVSLMSLSNSMIYQQLLNLTETLEAKVRERTKELEETQAHLVQSEKMASLGVMVAGIAHEINTPAAVINGAADNLDANLVFVLSHLGDITHLIQNPDFRSIYLDILFSFVKEDPAAKIDPKDKFKLKKETKFRFIQDGIPENNASDLSNFLIDHHLLHMQEELIRIWKTGGKETFEMLKNTLSLQRNIKNIKYAIRNIVRIVKALKYYSHLGQASYAVCDLHEGLENTLVIMQNQIKHGVEIERVYGSIPPVRCNIDELNQVWTNLITNAIHAMKKVEHPKLIISSKRIGEDYVLISFEDNGSGIPSEIKDKIWDPFFTTKDQGEGTGLGLGIVKGIIEKHKGRIEVESAPGRTLFMVYLPLVGPGDVPSIPKEIFREIRG
- a CDS encoding LBF_2804 family protein gives rise to the protein MSTERYKPGFLEQWGRRVLISIGSQSGKLEDSGKSFAYHSRTLLFWGFFWSFWIGFLPSVAFVYLTTHLPPLSFWPWESLSFLSLSGFVILLAMATFIEFYLLFRLGFYLSYRMAKYADIALAEEPELITPIPGMMARLVLEIPDPRIRLYGIDPYKHLNERALFFRTILYKSKVFLSNIFAKLLLKVFLGRTGLRFLIEYISGPVTGIWDSVTTYIILYELRKRIITRKLSDAMLFKIKAKERKKTLIESAVRAVALSIVFTKTFHPNFEYLLFGLIGLLPERDKLKNLDDWNEFVFSFQKLSTEERKWPIAIFALCSSFDGTLNKEELEAFRDITDLSPTWLLDRVHILSASIRKGELTESLEWMEKILPEESIH
- a CDS encoding acyl-CoA desaturase; amino-acid sequence: MTTQAEIKSQIPIDWVTTIFLLTSPLVGIFGSLYFYLYDTIHLGTWALFVFYFFATGMGITVGYHRLFSHKAYEAKAPVKLWLLLFGAAAFQSTALEWSEDHRIHHRFVDTDKDPYSIRKGFWFAHIGWLFRKRKYVQQGVQDLANDPLVLWQHKHFYSISIFMCFILPGLITMLWGSFLEGFFVAGFLRLFVVHQFTFFINSACHVWGERTFSKEQTARDNWIIAFFTFGEGFHNFHHEFQSDYRNGIRWFDYDPSKWMIKALSYLGLTYNLKKVSEEKILQKTMFLKEKETLHKYTNVSEDKLRHWEEQLASLRESALQEYQKWKQAKQSSSEKEAGVLKKNFEQTKASWEKLLGQPLFT